A part of Microbacterium terregens genomic DNA contains:
- a CDS encoding anti-sigma factor, with the protein MNEQDFAELAAGYVLHGLSPEDTHAFQTARRQHPEWEHYLTADAATATLLAETVAEVQPPPSVRAALLAQIAGNGEPVQVEPVTPDAEAESTPPARRSRRRTTAGGTGSPATGRWGPRSWFALAASVALLVGVGWGAVFVSQQLNAPASVVALNEIEAAPDAQAETVTLPEGGEATAHWAESVGKVVLVTDGLPTIPEDKSYELWFVRGGEPISAGVFAADDGSATALLSGDMEPGDVIAVTVEVAGGSPTGLPTSDPIVAIPTQES; encoded by the coding sequence GTGAACGAGCAGGACTTCGCCGAGCTGGCGGCAGGCTACGTGCTGCACGGGCTGTCGCCCGAGGACACCCACGCATTCCAGACCGCCCGCCGACAGCATCCGGAGTGGGAGCACTACCTGACGGCGGATGCCGCGACCGCGACCCTGTTGGCGGAGACCGTCGCCGAGGTGCAGCCGCCGCCGAGTGTGCGCGCGGCGCTTCTCGCACAGATCGCCGGGAACGGCGAGCCGGTGCAGGTCGAGCCGGTGACGCCCGATGCAGAAGCCGAAAGCACGCCGCCGGCGCGACGCTCGCGTCGACGCACCACGGCAGGGGGGACAGGCTCGCCCGCGACGGGACGGTGGGGACCGCGCTCCTGGTTCGCGTTGGCGGCCTCTGTGGCGCTGCTCGTCGGTGTCGGATGGGGCGCTGTCTTCGTCAGCCAGCAGCTCAACGCCCCGGCATCCGTGGTCGCGCTCAACGAGATCGAGGCGGCGCCGGACGCACAGGCCGAGACGGTGACACTGCCGGAGGGCGGTGAGGCGACCGCCCACTGGGCGGAGTCGGTCGGCAAGGTCGTGCTCGTCACGGACGGGCTGCCGACGATCCCCGAGGACAAGAGCTACGAGCTGTGGTTCGTGCGCGGCGGAGAACCGATCTCGGCCGGAGTCTTCGCGGCCGACGACGGGAGCGCCACGGCGCTGCTGTCCGGCGACATGGAGCCCGGCGATGTCATCGCGGTGACCGTCGAGGTCGCGGGGGGCTCGCCGACCGGGCTGCCCACCTCGGACCCGATCGTCGCGATCCCGACGCAGGAGTCCTAG